The Sporichthyaceae bacterium region GGTCCGGGCCAGGGTGTCCAGGTCGGCGGAGACGTCCCGGCTGACCGCGGCGCCGCGGTGCACCCCGCCCAGGCCGCCGGTGGCGAAGACCGCAATGCCGGCCCGAGCGGCCAGGTGCGCGGTCGCCGAGACCGTGGTGCCACCGGTGCCGCCGGTGGCCATGGCCGGGGCGAGATCGCGCACGGAAAGCTTGCGCACGTCGCCCCGCTCGGCCAACGTCGCGAGCTCGGGGTCGGTGAGTCCGACGTGCACCTGACCGTCCAGCACGCCCACGGTGGCCGGCACGGCACCGCCCTCGGTGACCACCTGCTCCAGCCGACGGGCCAGCGCCAGGTTGTCCGGCCGGGGCAGACCGTGGGTGATGATCGTGCTCTCCAGCGCCACCACGGCCCGGCCGGCCGCCAGCGCGCGCTCGACGTCGCGGTGCACCCGGGCCCTGGACATGCTGGTCACGCTAGGCCGGCCGCGGCGTGTCAAACTTGCCGCATGTCGGAGACGGGTGTGGCTCGAGAGCTGCGTAGTGCGATCCAGCGCAGCGGCTACTACCCGGAATTGGTGGCCGAGGGCATCGACGTCGCCGTGGGCGAGGAGGCGGTGCTGTCCTGGCTGGTCCACCAGGAGACGACGCTGGACGCCGATTCCGTGCGCCGCCATGTCACCGTGCTGGCGTTGACCGCCACCCGGGTGATCGTCGGGCACACCGACGAGCACGGCGCGGACGAAGAGAACCCGACCGCCTACGCGACCACCTCGACGGAGTGTGTGCCGCTGCGCCGGGTGGGCACCGTGCTGGTCAGCCGCACCGTGGCCGACCCCGCCCGGCACGTGGTGGGCACCCCGCCCACCGAGGTGGTGCTCAACGTCGGCTGGGACGCGGTGCGTCGCATCGACCTGGAACCGGCCGGCTGCGGGGACGACTCCTGCGAGGCCGACCACGGCTTCACCGGCACCATGACCTCGGACGACCTGTCGCTGCGGGTCAGCGAAGTGGCCGACGGCCGGGAGGCAGTCGCGCAACTGCTGTCTTTCGCCACCGCACTGGCGGGCGCGGTCGGCCGGTGATTCCTACTCCACCGGCGTACGGGTCCGGAAGTCTGTGCGAGGTCCTGCCCGGGGTGCTGCATGCCCTCGGCGTGCCCGGTGAGAACGGCGCGTTGGGCCTGGCGCTGCCACCCCGGGTAGCC contains the following coding sequences:
- a CDS encoding DUF5998 family protein — protein: MSETGVARELRSAIQRSGYYPELVAEGIDVAVGEEAVLSWLVHQETTLDADSVRRHVTVLALTATRVIVGHTDEHGADEENPTAYATTSTECVPLRRVGTVLVSRTVADPARHVVGTPPTEVVLNVGWDAVRRIDLEPAGCGDDSCEADHGFTGTMTSDDLSLRVSEVADGREAVAQLLSFATALAGAVGR